A single window of Syntrophus aciditrophicus SB DNA harbors:
- a CDS encoding AAA family ATPase: protein MKLERRSLNSLVEEQLSKWQAQKTAKKEAVTEEEPKPMLTISIDPGSGGVEVAKRLAPRLGMDLLGAEILQKLAESTQLSESVVKTLDEKETSKLDSWLDSLYAREHLSPDEFLKHMTQVIGTIGKHGNTILLGRGAQYILPRETTFRVRIIAPLDMRIENLTRTTRRAAEEFVLKTQDARRAFVRQYFQRDETDPLNYDLVVNTENLSIDAAVSIIETAFKARFPKK, encoded by the coding sequence ATGAAATTAGAACGCCGTTCTTTGAACTCACTGGTGGAAGAACAGTTATCCAAATGGCAGGCACAAAAAACGGCAAAAAAAGAGGCGGTCACAGAAGAAGAGCCTAAACCTATGCTCACCATCTCCATCGATCCCGGCAGTGGAGGCGTTGAAGTCGCCAAGCGACTCGCCCCCCGGCTTGGAATGGATCTCCTCGGTGCTGAAATTCTTCAGAAACTTGCAGAGAGTACCCAGTTGAGCGAGTCGGTCGTGAAAACACTTGACGAGAAGGAAACATCAAAACTGGACTCCTGGCTGGACTCACTATATGCCAGGGAGCATCTGTCACCGGATGAATTTTTAAAACATATGACCCAAGTGATCGGAACCATTGGAAAACACGGCAACACCATCTTGCTGGGCCGCGGCGCTCAGTACATCCTTCCCCGCGAAACGACTTTCCGGGTCAGAATTATCGCACCTCTTGACATGAGGATTGAAAATCTAACACGAACTACCCGGCGAGCTGCGGAAGAGTTTGTCCTGAAAACGCAGGATGCCCGGAGAGCCTTTGTCAGGCAGTATTTCCAAAGGGATGAAACCGATCCCCTGAATTACGATCTTGTGGTGAATACCGAAAACCTGAGCATCGATGCGGCGGTTTCGATCATTGAGACCGCCTTCAAGGCAAGATTTCCAAAGAAGTAA
- a CDS encoding HAMP domain-containing protein produces the protein MKLTISRKLILTHFAMALLAVLAVVYALDRFRTLNDLAFKIIHEDFYLINTSKSMIDTLLAQENAEKKYLVLRDPSFEKIFRQRGREFEGALKALQRRPFAVSKANPERLKELHNRYQSLFQRERRLISEDRIEEAFTLSEKESRLLIERMASQLRSLQQNAEKEMDFRMNTINRLGTTASRITLVLTAVTLIIGLLLAMATTINISRPLKKLEKATERIGEGNFDYRPDIARHDEIGSLAQAFGYMAERLKELEALHLDASPLTGLPGNLAIEKEIGRRLSEKHLFSLCHVDLDNFKPFADHYGYAWGSEVIKEVGLMLVAALGRRPDLENDVFLGHIGGDDFVIIADPRRAEEISGEMVRVFDEQITRFYSEKDRNKGFIIARDRQGIYRKYPLMTITIAIVTDDGQRFANPLVMAKRAATLKEYAKAMPGSNYIKEEDFEKEAGSGAESAPSFKCS, from the coding sequence ATGAAGCTCACCATCAGCAGAAAATTGATCCTGACTCATTTCGCGATGGCTTTACTTGCTGTGCTGGCAGTCGTCTATGCCCTGGATCGTTTTCGCACACTCAACGACCTGGCTTTTAAAATCATCCACGAAGATTTTTATCTCATCAACACCAGCAAATCGATGATTGACACCCTTCTGGCTCAGGAAAATGCTGAAAAAAAATATCTCGTTCTGAGAGATCCATCCTTTGAAAAGATATTCCGGCAACGGGGCAGAGAATTTGAAGGAGCCTTGAAGGCACTGCAACGACGCCCATTTGCGGTCAGTAAAGCCAATCCGGAACGCCTGAAAGAACTTCACAATCGTTATCAGTCCCTGTTCCAGCGGGAGCGGCGGCTGATTTCCGAGGATCGCATAGAGGAAGCCTTCACCCTGTCAGAAAAGGAAAGTCGGCTGCTTATCGAAAGGATGGCTTCCCAGCTCCGCTCTCTGCAACAGAATGCGGAAAAGGAAATGGATTTCCGGATGAATACGATCAACCGTCTGGGAACCACGGCCTCACGGATTACCCTCGTGTTGACGGCTGTTACACTGATCATCGGCTTGCTCCTTGCAATGGCGACAACGATCAATATTTCCCGACCCCTGAAAAAACTGGAAAAGGCGACGGAACGAATCGGCGAAGGCAATTTTGATTATCGGCCGGATATCGCCCGGCACGATGAAATCGGCAGCCTGGCTCAGGCCTTTGGTTATATGGCTGAACGACTCAAAGAACTCGAGGCGCTGCATCTCGATGCGAGTCCCCTGACCGGATTGCCCGGCAATCTGGCTATTGAAAAAGAAATCGGCAGGCGGTTGTCCGAAAAGCACCTGTTTTCCCTCTGTCATGTCGATCTGGACAATTTCAAGCCTTTTGCAGACCACTATGGCTACGCCTGGGGCAGTGAAGTCATCAAGGAAGTGGGGCTGATGCTCGTTGCAGCCCTGGGTCGACGACCTGATCTGGAAAATGATGTATTTCTCGGGCACATCGGGGGCGATGATTTTGTGATTATAGCCGATCCCAGACGGGCTGAGGAAATCAGCGGAGAGATGGTCCGCGTTTTTGATGAGCAGATTACCCGATTTTACAGTGAAAAAGACAGGAACAAGGGATTTATCATCGCCAGGGACCGCCAGGGCATTTATCGGAAGTATCCCCTGATGACGATCACGATTGCCATCGTCACCGACGACGGCCAACGCTTTGCCAATCCTCTGGTCATGGCCAAAAGGGCGGCAACGCTGAAAGAATACGCAAAGGCCATGCCGGGAAGCAATTACATCAAGGAGGAGGATTTTGAAAAGGAAGCAGGATCAGGTGCTGAGTCAGCTCCTTCCTTTAAATGCAGTTAA
- a CDS encoding NUDIX hydrolase: protein MSEIKPQRLEEKPVYTCRIFEVYEGKIQLPDGRTATQSWINHRPCIAAVPVSPEGKLLLIRQYRAAVEQMLLEIPAGALDKGPETLEECVQRELAEEIGFQARRLVKLFEGYLVPGYCNEYMYYYLATDLFAAFLPPDLDEVIEVVPISFQEALAMMKDGRIADSKTALGITLAWEYLKGSSDAPPFSG, encoded by the coding sequence ATGTCCGAAATCAAGCCACAGCGACTGGAAGAAAAACCAGTGTATACATGCCGGATTTTTGAGGTCTACGAAGGAAAAATTCAACTGCCCGACGGCAGGACAGCCACTCAGAGCTGGATCAATCACAGGCCCTGCATCGCCGCCGTGCCCGTTTCTCCTGAAGGGAAGCTGCTTTTGATCCGTCAGTATCGGGCGGCTGTCGAGCAGATGCTCCTCGAAATACCGGCCGGAGCCCTGGACAAGGGGCCGGAAACTCTTGAGGAATGCGTCCAGAGAGAGCTTGCGGAAGAAATCGGGTTTCAGGCCCGACGGCTGGTCAAACTTTTTGAAGGGTATCTGGTACCCGGCTACTGTAATGAATACATGTATTACTACCTGGCGACGGATCTTTTTGCTGCGTTCCTGCCGCCGGACCTTGATGAAGTTATCGAGGTGGTCCCGATCTCTTTTCAGGAGGCCTTGGCCATGATGAAAGACGGCCGGATCGCTGATTCAAAAACCGCCCTGGGGATTACCCTGGCCTGGGAGTATCTGAAAGGCTCTTCGGACGCGCCGCCTTTTTCCGGCTGA
- the trxA gene encoding thioredoxin: MSGTEDGQGLRIKNSLETGRDRASGFFMKEDDDIIIRCLNCGTKNRIPKGRFQEHPACGRCHAPLDDMIIRCLRCGTKNRMPENRLNDSPLCGRCGAPLIVDSSQHQPMDVMDSTFLREVLTFAGSVLVDCWAPWCGPCRALSSILEELALKYAGGIKIVKLNVDENPLTAQQFGVRNIPTMLFFRNGKLVHSLVGLLPKEEIERHLLSVMETN, from the coding sequence ATGTCCGGAACGGAAGACGGACAGGGTTTGAGAATCAAGAATTCGCTGGAGACAGGAAGGGACAGGGCTTCGGGCTTTTTCATGAAAGAGGATGACGACATTATAATTCGCTGCCTTAACTGTGGAACGAAAAATCGTATTCCAAAGGGCAGGTTCCAGGAACATCCCGCGTGCGGCCGCTGTCATGCGCCGCTCGATGATATGATCATCCGGTGTCTGAGATGCGGCACGAAAAATCGCATGCCTGAAAACAGGCTGAACGATTCTCCCTTGTGCGGACGTTGCGGTGCGCCTCTGATTGTCGACAGCAGCCAGCATCAGCCCATGGATGTTATGGACAGTACGTTTCTGCGGGAGGTGCTGACGTTCGCCGGTTCCGTTTTGGTCGACTGCTGGGCGCCCTGGTGCGGTCCCTGCCGGGCCCTGAGCTCCATTCTTGAAGAACTGGCCCTCAAATACGCGGGGGGGATCAAAATCGTCAAGCTGAATGTGGACGAAAACCCCTTGACCGCTCAGCAATTCGGCGTCCGGAACATTCCGACGATGCTGTTTTTCAGGAATGGCAAACTGGTTCATTCCCTCGTCGGCCTGCTCCCCAAAGAAGAAATCGAACGTCATCTCCTGTCCGTCATGGAAACAAATTAA
- the mutY gene encoding A/G-specific adenine glycosylase, with the protein MMNIRHESLQRAEQNAQRIATLLTAWYEKNKRLLPWRSTSDPYAIWLSEIMLQQTQVEAVIPYYRRFLEQFPTIEELARAPLEAVLKVWEKMGYYSRARHLHATARLILESHGGRFPANPVDLMALPGIGSYTSGAILSIAFGKSVPAVDGNVKRVLSRLFFVDSPVDLTSTRRLLSALAEKLVPARQPGRFNQALMELGAVLCRPKTPLCSDCPLQSICLAYAGSGQHFLPVSRKRTKRPHREAVAAVIRDSEQRLLVIRRPAAGFLGGLWTFPGGMLNPGEIVTEAVERRCREGLNITVAAGDSLMTLQQTYTHFHLTLHVFAGTILDGVPDSPQKDNWRWVSPGDIRNLPFSRAELRILETLFS; encoded by the coding sequence ATGATGAACATCCGGCATGAATCCCTGCAGAGGGCGGAGCAGAATGCACAGCGGATTGCCACCCTGCTGACGGCCTGGTACGAAAAAAACAAACGCCTTCTGCCCTGGCGCAGCACTTCGGATCCCTATGCCATCTGGCTGTCAGAAATCATGCTGCAGCAGACCCAGGTGGAGGCTGTGATTCCGTATTACCGGCGTTTTCTGGAGCAGTTCCCGACGATTGAAGAACTGGCCCGGGCTCCGCTGGAAGCGGTTCTCAAGGTTTGGGAGAAAATGGGATATTACAGCAGGGCGCGTCATCTGCACGCGACGGCCCGGCTTATTCTGGAGTCCCACGGCGGCCGGTTTCCTGCAAACCCGGTTGATTTGATGGCGCTTCCCGGTATCGGTTCCTATACATCCGGCGCTATCCTCAGCATCGCCTTCGGGAAATCCGTTCCTGCCGTTGATGGCAATGTGAAACGGGTTTTGAGCCGGCTTTTCTTTGTGGACAGTCCTGTGGACCTTACCTCGACCAGGCGGCTGCTTTCAGCCCTGGCGGAAAAGCTCGTCCCCGCCCGGCAGCCGGGACGGTTCAATCAGGCCCTGATGGAGCTGGGGGCTGTCCTTTGCCGCCCGAAAACTCCCCTGTGTTCCGATTGCCCTCTGCAATCGATCTGTCTGGCTTATGCCGGCAGTGGTCAGCACTTCTTGCCGGTTTCCCGAAAAAGAACGAAGCGGCCGCACAGAGAGGCCGTTGCCGCGGTCATCCGGGATTCGGAACAGCGTCTTCTTGTGATCCGGCGGCCGGCAGCCGGGTTTCTTGGGGGCCTCTGGACCTTTCCCGGGGGGATGCTCAACCCCGGGGAAATCGTTACGGAGGCCGTGGAAAGGCGTTGCCGGGAAGGGCTGAACATTACCGTCGCTGCAGGTGATTCCCTGATGACGCTCCAACAGACTTACACACACTTTCACCTGACTCTGCACGTTTTTGCCGGAACGATTCTGGATGGCGTACCCGACTCCCCGCAAAAGGACAACTGGCGTTGGGTGAGCCCCGGGGATATCCGGAATCTGCCCTTTTCTCGAGCCGAACTCCGGATTCTGGAGACGTTATTCTCCTGA
- a CDS encoding pyridoxamine 5'-phosphate oxidase family protein, translating into MLEGMKKLLKSKDTCVLATASGNEPHCSLMSYAVNDDCREIYMMTFRSTRKYENLLSNPVVSLLVDTREEDNPADRTHTKALTISGQFERIEDEVARLRAKNSLMDRHPHLKTFAENPDTEFFVVKVKSLQLLDGITDASFLTLD; encoded by the coding sequence ATGCTGGAGGGAATGAAAAAGCTTTTGAAATCCAAGGATACCTGTGTCCTGGCCACCGCTTCCGGAAACGAGCCGCACTGTTCGCTCATGTCTTATGCCGTTAACGATGACTGCCGGGAAATCTACATGATGACGTTCCGAAGCACTCGCAAGTACGAAAATCTGCTGAGCAATCCGGTGGTCAGTCTGCTTGTGGACACCCGGGAGGAGGACAACCCCGCGGACCGGACTCACACGAAGGCGCTGACAATCAGCGGTCAGTTTGAACGCATTGAAGACGAGGTGGCAAGACTGAGGGCTAAAAACAGTCTGATGGATCGACATCCTCACCTTAAGACCTTTGCCGAAAATCCCGATACCGAATTTTTCGTCGTCAAGGTGAAGTCCCTCCAGCTGCTCGATGGAATAACGGACGCTTCATTTCTCACTCTCGATTGA
- a CDS encoding phosphoenolpyruvate carboxykinase: protein MNIFKAAAKQLYETARQEGRLIEGRPLEELKEIALRQEGVIQTHIGSVAADSEPMSRSAPHTRNSVDHPFGDEEAQLADQMVESLKKERLISLDTYIGDGRDGVSARFLVPEQYAQIAYGLKLLFNHPPLVLDNPTYTIIYYTDEAFERNRAKKLVDKDISIRLMLGDKRGDQVKICRNTIYLGEGKKGIFQFEDWRIKAIDKTGIFLHAGARRDSLWVYDQETARMELTDIVTAVAGLTATGKTTTLCRKFTKVPLERSEMIGDDGGALGLDASYAAFEMGGVYVKTEGLDASQPEILRAAESRDAFLENVALTQYPYMPNFADISKTGNGRAVVSRDNLEIASKSLRADRIHYIIILTRNPLVNVLSRLTPEQATMQFIYGESIESSGGNPEEAGRFKREFFLDPFMAGDRLEHAMIFYDIVKRNKIQCYLANTGTIGLKEEKVTLRQSLAAYNDLVRMQLRFSLEADHLGYHYPIKCDRANLDLMTAYRLFDDPVILEKRLQDFYRGRREYLEEFEGRYGRIPEPIRESLPYHYKEFSPREALDIE, encoded by the coding sequence ATGAATATATTCAAGGCAGCAGCAAAGCAGCTTTATGAAACCGCCCGACAGGAAGGCCGCCTTATCGAAGGCCGCCCGCTGGAGGAGTTGAAGGAAATCGCCCTGCGGCAGGAGGGGGTGATTCAGACCCATATCGGCTCCGTGGCGGCGGATTCCGAGCCCATGTCCCGGTCGGCGCCTCACACCCGCAACAGTGTGGATCACCCCTTCGGCGATGAGGAAGCTCAACTGGCCGACCAAATGGTGGAGTCGCTGAAAAAAGAGAGGCTGATTTCCCTTGATACCTACATCGGCGATGGTCGGGACGGCGTCTCCGCCCGATTTCTTGTCCCGGAACAGTATGCCCAGATCGCCTATGGTCTCAAACTCCTCTTCAATCATCCACCGCTCGTTCTGGACAACCCCACCTATACCATCATCTATTACACCGACGAAGCCTTTGAACGCAACCGTGCAAAAAAGCTGGTGGACAAGGACATCTCCATCCGCCTCATGCTGGGCGACAAGCGTGGAGATCAGGTTAAAATCTGCCGCAATACGATTTATCTCGGAGAAGGGAAAAAAGGAATTTTCCAGTTCGAGGACTGGAGGATCAAGGCCATCGACAAAACCGGAATTTTTCTCCATGCCGGCGCGCGCCGAGATTCGCTCTGGGTGTATGATCAGGAAACCGCCCGGATGGAACTGACGGATATCGTGACCGCCGTGGCCGGACTGACCGCGACCGGAAAGACCACGACTCTCTGCCGCAAATTCACGAAAGTTCCGCTTGAGCGTTCGGAGATGATCGGCGACGACGGGGGCGCACTGGGACTGGACGCCAGCTACGCGGCCTTCGAGATGGGCGGAGTTTATGTGAAAACGGAAGGACTGGACGCCAGCCAGCCGGAAATCCTCCGGGCTGCGGAATCCAGGGACGCCTTCCTGGAAAATGTCGCTCTGACCCAGTACCCCTATATGCCTAATTTCGCGGATATTTCCAAGACGGGAAACGGCAGGGCCGTAGTCTCGCGGGACAACCTGGAAATCGCCTCGAAAAGCCTGCGGGCGGACCGCATCCACTACATCATCATCCTGACCCGGAATCCCCTGGTCAATGTGCTCAGCCGCCTGACGCCGGAGCAGGCCACCATGCAGTTCATCTACGGCGAATCCATTGAAAGCAGCGGCGGCAACCCCGAAGAGGCCGGCCGATTCAAACGGGAATTTTTCCTCGATCCCTTCATGGCGGGCGACCGCCTGGAACATGCCATGATTTTTTACGATATCGTCAAGCGGAACAAAATCCAGTGCTATCTGGCCAATACGGGAACCATCGGTCTGAAGGAGGAAAAGGTCACCCTGCGCCAGTCCCTCGCGGCCTACAACGATCTGGTCCGCATGCAGCTCCGCTTCAGCCTCGAGGCCGACCACCTGGGCTATCACTATCCCATCAAGTGCGACCGGGCCAATCTGGACCTCATGACCGCTTACCGGCTTTTTGACGACCCCGTTATCCTGGAAAAACGGCTGCAGGATTTTTACCGGGGCCGTCGGGAATACCTGGAGGAATTTGAAGGACGATACGGCCGGATCCCCGAACCGATCCGCGAGTCTCTGCCTTATCACTACAAGGAATTTTCCCCCCGGGAAGCCCTGGACATTGAATAG
- a CDS encoding MFS transporter, with product MGSASNVALPAMGRELSMNALSLSWVATSFLLAAAMSLVPLGRIADLYGRRRIFLWGIVLYTLSSLACSLASNAAMLIFSRFMQGIGGAMIFGTATAILISVFPFTERGKVLGINVAAVYTGLSAGPLIGGLLTQHFGWRSIFLFNAVLSLIVLFFTLWKLRDEWAEARGERFDLTGTIIYSLSLFLLMIGFSRLPSTVAFLFIVIGIAGVAAFIKWEIRTPSPLLDVSLFLQNRAFTFSNLAALIHYSATYAVSFLMSLYLQFIKDFSPQVAGGILLAQPVIQAVFSPLIGRLSDRIEPRFLASLGMALTVCGLCLLIFIDARSSLACILAGLSLLGLGFAFFSSPNVNAIMSSVDRKFLSLASGALATMRILGQMFSMGIALLIFALIIGKVQITPLYYPLLLQSMKMAFSILSILCFLGIFASLARGRMRNNGA from the coding sequence ATGGGATCTGCTTCCAACGTGGCACTTCCCGCCATGGGAAGGGAACTCTCGATGAATGCCCTTTCCCTGAGCTGGGTGGCCACCAGTTTTCTGCTGGCCGCGGCGATGAGCCTGGTTCCTCTGGGAAGAATCGCCGATCTTTATGGTCGGAGGCGGATCTTTCTCTGGGGAATCGTTCTTTACACCCTTTCTTCGCTGGCGTGCAGCCTGGCTTCCAATGCCGCCATGCTTATTTTTTCCCGCTTTATGCAGGGCATCGGCGGAGCCATGATTTTCGGCACGGCAACGGCCATTCTCATCTCCGTGTTTCCCTTTACGGAACGGGGGAAAGTTTTGGGAATCAACGTGGCTGCCGTTTATACCGGCCTGTCGGCTGGTCCGTTAATCGGCGGGTTGCTGACCCAGCACTTCGGCTGGCGGAGCATCTTCCTCTTCAATGCCGTCCTGAGCCTGATCGTCCTTTTTTTTACTCTGTGGAAGCTGAGAGATGAATGGGCCGAAGCCCGGGGAGAGCGTTTTGACCTGACAGGCACGATCATCTACAGCCTGAGCCTGTTTCTGCTGATGATAGGCTTCTCCCGGCTGCCGTCGACGGTCGCTTTTCTTTTCATTGTCATCGGCATTGCCGGCGTCGCCGCTTTCATCAAATGGGAAATAAGAACTCCGAGCCCTCTTCTGGATGTTTCTCTGTTTCTTCAGAACCGGGCCTTCACCTTTTCTAACCTGGCCGCCCTGATCCACTACAGCGCCACCTATGCCGTCAGTTTTCTCATGAGCCTCTATCTGCAGTTCATCAAGGATTTTTCTCCTCAGGTTGCGGGGGGAATCCTCCTTGCCCAGCCGGTGATTCAGGCCGTTTTTTCTCCACTGATCGGCCGACTTTCCGACCGGATCGAGCCTCGATTTCTCGCCTCCCTGGGAATGGCCCTGACCGTATGCGGCCTGTGCCTGCTCATCTTTATCGACGCCCGGTCCTCCCTGGCCTGCATTCTGGCCGGCCTTTCCCTGCTTGGACTTGGGTTTGCCTTTTTCTCCTCGCCCAATGTCAATGCGATTATGAGTTCGGTGGACCGGAAATTTCTCAGTCTGGCGTCCGGCGCCCTGGCCACGATGCGTATCCTGGGGCAGATGTTCAGCATGGGCATCGCTCTGTTGATTTTCGCCCTGATAATCGGCAAGGTGCAGATTACGCCGCTTTATTACCCTCTGTTGCTGCAGAGCATGAAAATGGCCTTTTCGATTCTGTCCATCCTGTGTTTTCTGGGAATTTTTGCCTCGCTGGCCCGGGGCCGGATGCGCAATAACGGGGCATGA